The Clupea harengus chromosome 6, Ch_v2.0.2, whole genome shotgun sequence genome contains a region encoding:
- the usp47 gene encoding ubiquitin carboxyl-terminal hydrolase 47 isoform X3, whose protein sequence is MEMVPSEENQLVPKEGLFWRCRQSIFEEMKQRYSQQIESAAEEPRVLCIVQDTTNAKTVNARLTLNLPASTPLSKLCEDVAHKAGYVNGTFDLAWGSTEAMAPLDQSSEMTLVDSGFAAGKKNFLHLIDKDGEQPQIASDESGTADSSGLDDSSQDRFIGPLPRDGTVGCSSDYSSPSYSYSSILNKSETGYVGLVNQAMTCYLNSLLQTLFMTPEFRNALYNWEFESESEEDPVTSIPYQLQRLFVLLQTSKKRAIETTDVTRSFGWDSSEAWQQHDVQELCRVMFDALEQKWKQTEQLCIQADLINQLYQGKLKDYVRCLECGYESWRVDTYLDIPLVIRPFGSSQAFGSVEEALQAFVQPETLDGPNQYFCERCKKKCDARKGLRFLHLPYLLTLQLKRFDFDYTTMHRIKLNDRMTFPEELDMSSFIDVEDEKSPQTESCTDSGAENEGSCHSDQMSNDFSTDDAVDEGICLDSAASTERVLKPKSSLTFELFSVMVHSGSAAGGHYYACIKSFSDGQWYSFNDQHVSKITHDDIRKTYGGSSGSRGYYSSAFASSTNAYMLIYRLKDPTRNAKYLDAEEFPEHIKRLVQREKESEEQEKRQREIERNTCKIKLFCMHPVKNMMMMENKLEVHKDKTLREATETAYKLMDLEGVAPLDCCRLVKYDEFHEYLERSYEGEEDMPMGLLLGGVKSSYMFDLLLETRLPDQVFQPYKPGEVMVKVHVVDLKCETIAPPVSVRAYLNQTVTEFKQLIAQATGLSAESMRVVLERCYNDLRLLYVPNKTLKAEGFFRSNKVFVESSDSVDHQVTFTDSLLWKLLDRHGNTIRLFVTLPEQSPGSLANRTSCPKAGATGGGGVDSEDSLEGGAKGSRKSVEAILEESTEKLKNLSLQQQQQQQQQQQQQGLVTSTSGSQKSSDHSDFEHIDSPSQDTESPSTSQPAAPSQTAQQQPLQPQQESRGRVGPSGGAGGSCAGAAAAASFSSSDPDNQFPLEERSDSDMNNDRSTSSVDSDILSSSHSSDTLCNADSSGPLPLANGLDSHSITSSRRSKAHEGKKETWDTAEEDSGTDSEYDENGKSKAEAPYLYFRAEPYTQDEGAGDAQKCLLVHVDKRITLAAFKQNLEPFVGITATQFKVFRVYANNQEFESVRLNETLSSFSDDNKITIRLGRALKKGEYRVKVYQLLINDAEPCKFLVDTVFAKGMTVRQSKEELQPLLKDQCKLDLSIDRFRLRKKTWKNPGTVFLDYHVYEEDINISSNWEVFLEVLEEPERMKSMSQLAVLTRRWRPSQMKLEPFHEVVLESSSVEELKEKLNELSGIPLENLEFSKGRGTFPCDISVLEIHQDLDWNPKVSTLNVWPLYICDDGAVVFYRDSTEELMEMSEEERSELMKKESSRLLKTGHRVSYSPRKEKALKIYLDGGPAKDSSQD, encoded by the exons ATGGAAATGGTGCCCAGCGAAGAAAACCAGCTCGTACCCAAAGAG GGGCTGTTTTGGAGATGCAGACAAAGCATTTTTGAGGAAATGAAGCAGAGGTATTCTCAG CAGATAGAAAGTGCAGCTGAGGAGCCTCGTGTGCTGTGCATCGTCCAGGATACCACCAATGCCAAGACTGTTAACGCGCGGCTGACCCTTAACCTGCCGGCTTCCACGCCCCTCTCCAAACTCTGCGAGGATGTGGCCCACAAGGCTGGCTATGTGAACGGCACCTTTGATCTGGCATGGGGCAGCACGGAGGCCATG GCACCTCTTGACCAGAGCAGTGAGATGACTTTGGTGGACTCAGGGTTCGCGGCAGGCAAGAAGAACTTTCTCCATCTAATCGATAAGGATGGGGAGCAGCCGCAGATCGCCTCT GACGAGTCCGGGACGGCGGACAGCAGCGGTTTGGACGACAGCTCGCAGGACCGCTTCATCGGCCCGCTGCCCAGAGACGGGACGGTGGGCTGCAGCAGCGACTACAGCAGCCCCAGCTACTCCTACTCCTCCATACTCAACAAGTCAGAGACCG gGTATGTGGGTCTGGTCAATCAGGCCATGACTTGTTACCTGAACAGCCTTCTGCAGACACTTTTCATGACTCCAGAGTTCCGAAATGCACTGTACAA TTGGGAGTTTGAGTCAGAGTCAGAAGAGGACCCGGTCACCAGTATCCCCTACCAGCTGCAGAGGCTCTTTGTGCTGCTGCAGACCAGCAAGAAGCGTGCCATCGAGACCACGGACGTGACGCGGAGCTTCGGCTGGGACAGCAGCGAGG CCTGGCAGCAGCATGACGTACAAGAGCTGTGCCGGGTCATGTTCGACGCCCTGGAGCAAAAGTGGAAGCAGACTGAGCAG TTGTGTATCCAGGCTGATCTGATCAACCAGCTGTATCAGGGCAAGCTGAAGGACTATGTGCGCTGTCTGGAGTGCGGCTATGAGAGCTGGAGGGTCGACACATACCTGGACATCCCTCTCGTCATCAGGCCGTTTGGGTCCAGCCAGGCCTTTGGCAGTGTG GAGGAGGCTTTGCAGGCCTTCGTCCAGCCTGAGACTCTGGATGGACCCAACCAGTACTTCTGCGAGCGCTGCAAGAAGAAATGTGACGCCCGCAAG GGCCTGAGGTTTCTGCACCTTCCCTACCTGCTGACTCTGCAGCTGAAGCGCTTCGACTTTGACTACACCACTATGCATCGCATCAAGCTCAATGACCGCATGACCTTCCCCGAAGAGCTCGACATGAGTTCCTTCATCGATGTGGAGGatgag AAGTCTCCCCAGACAGAAAGCTGCACCGACAGTGGGGCAGAGAATGAGGGCAGTTGCCACAGCGACCAGATGAGCAATGACTTCTCCACGGACGACGCCGTGGACGAGGGCATCTGTCTGGACAGCGCCGCCAGCACAGAGAGGGTACTCAAGCCAAAG AGCTCGCTGACCTTTGAGCTGTTCTCAGTCATGGTGCACTCTGGGAGTGCAGCAGGGGGACACTATTATGCCTGCATCAAGTCCTTCAGCGACGGCCAGTGGTACAGCTTCAATGACCAGCACGTCAGCAAG aTCACACATGACGACATCAGGAAAACATATGGGGGGTCCTCAGGGAGCAGAGGCTATTATTCCAGTGCCTTTGCCAG TTCTACAAATGCATACATGCTTATATACAGGTTGAAAGATCCCACACGGAATGCAA AGTACTTGGATGCGGAAGAGTTCCCAGAGCACATAAAGCGTCTCGtccagagggagaaagagtccgaggagcaagagaagaggcagagagagattgagcgCAACACGTgcaag ATCAAGCTGTTCTGCATGCATCCAGTGAAgaacatgatgatgatggagaacAAGCTCGAAGTACACAAAGACAAAACGCTCAGAGAGGCCACAGAAACTGCGTATAAG CTCATGGACCTGGAGGGTGTGGCGCCGTTGGACTGCTGTCGACTGGTGAAGTACGACGAGTTCCACGAGTACCTGGAGCGTTCGtacgagggagaggaggacatgCCCATGGGTCTGCTCCTCGGCGGGGTCAAGTCCTCGTACATGTTTGACCTGCTGCTGGAGACGCGTCTGCCAGACCAGGTCTTTCAGCCCTACAAACCTGGAG AGGTCATGGTGAAAGTTCACGTGGTGGATTTAAAGTGCGAGACCATCGCCCCTCCAGTGAGCGTCAGGGCTTACCTGAACCAGACGGTCACCGAGTTTAAGCAACTCATTGCACAG gccacGGGGCTTTCTGCAGAATCCATGCGTGTCGTCCTGGAGCGCTGCTATAATGACCTTCGCCTCCTCTACGTGCCCAACAAGACACTGAAAGCAGAAGGTTTCTTCAGGAGCAACAAG GTGTTTGTGGAAAGCTCTGATTCTGTCGATCACCAGGTCACTTTCACTGACTCCCTTTTGTGGAAACTGCTGGACCGCCACGGGAACACAATCAGACTGTTTGTCACCCTGCCCGAGCAGTCGCCAGGCTCCCTGGCCAATAGAACTAGTTGCCCCAAGGCAGGTGCCACCGGTGGCGGTGGTGTGGACTCTGAGGACTCTCTGGAGGGGGGAGCCAAGGGCAGCAGAAAGTCGGTGGAGGCAATCCTGGAGGAGAGCACGGAGAAGCTCAAGAACCTTTCcttacaacaacagcagcagcagcagcagcagcagcagcagcagggcctgGTCACCAGCACCAGTGGCAGCCAGAAGAGCTCCGACCACAGTGACTTTGAGCACATCGACTCCCCATCCCAGGACACTGAGTCGCCGTCCACCTCGCAGCCCGCTGCTCCCTCCCAGACCGCCCAGCAGCAGCCCCTGCAGCCGCAGCAGGAGAGCCGAGGGCGTGTCGGGCCCAGCGGGGGTGCCGGCGGTTCCTGTGCCGGTGCCGCCGCTGccgcctccttctcctcctcagatCCAGACAACCAGTTCCCCCTGGAGGAGCGCTCGGACTCGGACATGAACAACGACCGCAGCACCAGCTCAGTGGACAGCGACATCCTGAGCTCCAGCCACAGCAGCGACACGCTGTGCAACGCCGACAGCAGCGGGCCTCTGCCGCTGGCCAACGGCCTGGACTCGCACAGCATCACCAGCAGCCGCCGCTCCAAGGCCCACGAGGGCAAGAAGGAGACGTGGGACACTGCAGAGGAGGACTCGGGCACCGACAGCGAGTACGACGAGAATGGCAAGAGCAAGGCTGAGGCGCCTTACCTGTACTTCAGGGCAGAACCCTACACGCAGGACgagggagcaggagacgcaCAGAAAT GTCTACTGGTCCACGTGGACAAGAGAATCACACTGGCAGCGTTTAAGCAGAACCTGGAACCCTTCGTGGGCATCACGGCCACGCAGTTCAAAGTGTTCCGCGTCTACGCCAACAACCAGGAGTTCGAGAGCGTACGGCTAAACGAGacactctcctctttctcagaCGACAACAAG ATAACCATTCGGTTAGGACGAGCCCTGAAGAAAGGAGAGTACCGAGTGAAGGTTTATCAACTGCTCATCAACGATGCAGAG CCTTGTAAGTTCCTGGTGGACACGGTGTTTGCCAAGGGCATGACCGTGAGACAGTCCAAAGAGGAGCTTCAGCCTCTGCTGAAGGACCAGTGCAAGCTGGACCTGAGCATTGacag ATTTCGCCTCAGGAAGAAGACCTGGAAAAACCCCGGGACAGTGTTTCTTGACTACCACGTCTACGAAGAAGACATCAATATTTCCAGCAACTGGGAAGTTTTCCTGGAGGTCCTTGAGG AACCAGAGCGGATGAAGTCCATGTCCCAGCTGGCAGTCTTGACCCGGCGATGGAGGCCGTCCCAGATGAAGCTGGAGCCCTTCCATGAGGTGGTGCTGGAGAGCAGCAGTGTGGaggaactcaaagaaaag CTCAATGAATTGAGTGGTATTCCCCTTGAAAACCTGGAGTTTTCCAAG GGTCGAGGGACGTTTCCTTGTGATATCTCGGTGTTGGAGATTCATCAGGATTTAGATTGGAACCCCAAAGTGTCCACCCTCAACGTCTGGCCTCTCTACATCTGTGATGATGGAGCTGTGGTCTTCTACAG GGACAGCACGGAGGAGCTGATGGAGATGTCGGAGGAGGAGCGCAGCGAGCTGATGAAGAAGGAGAGCAGCCGGCTGCTGAAGACGGGCCACCGGGTCAGCTACTCGCCCCGCAAGGAGAAGGCCCTCAAGATCTACCTGGACGGCGGGCCTGCCAAAGACTCGAGCCAGGACTGA
- the usp47 gene encoding ubiquitin carboxyl-terminal hydrolase 47 isoform X2 → MSSWFALVFISALSQKLCFDLHVWILHIITLFQFLKGDELLDQWLQIESAAEEPRVLCIVQDTTNAKTVNARLTLNLPASTPLSKLCEDVAHKAGYVNGTFDLAWGSTEAMAPLDQSSEMTLVDSGFAAGKKNFLHLIDKDGEQPQIASDESGTADSSGLDDSSQDRFIGPLPRDGTVGCSSDYSSPSYSYSSILNKSETGYVGLVNQAMTCYLNSLLQTLFMTPEFRNALYNWEFESESEEDPVTSIPYQLQRLFVLLQTSKKRAIETTDVTRSFGWDSSEAWQQHDVQELCRVMFDALEQKWKQTEQADLINQLYQGKLKDYVRCLECGYESWRVDTYLDIPLVIRPFGSSQAFGSVEEALQAFVQPETLDGPNQYFCERCKKKCDARKGLRFLHLPYLLTLQLKRFDFDYTTMHRIKLNDRMTFPEELDMSSFIDVEDEKSPQTESCTDSGAENEGSCHSDQMSNDFSTDDAVDEGICLDSAASTERVLKPKSSLTFELFSVMVHSGSAAGGHYYACIKSFSDGQWYSFNDQHVSKITHDDIRKTYGGSSGSRGYYSSAFASSTNAYMLIYRLKDPTRNAKYLDAEEFPEHIKRLVQREKESEEQEKRQREIERNTCKIKLFCMHPVKNMMMMENKLEVHKDKTLREATETAYKLMDLEGVAPLDCCRLVKYDEFHEYLERSYEGEEDMPMGLLLGGVKSSYMFDLLLETRLPDQVFQPYKPGEVMVKVHVVDLKCETIAPPVSVRAYLNQTVTEFKQLIAQATGLSAESMRVVLERCYNDLRLLYVPNKTLKAEGFFRSNKVFVESSDSVDHQVTFTDSLLWKLLDRHGNTIRLFVTLPEQSPGSLANRTSCPKAGATGGGGVDSEDSLEGGAKGSRKSVEAILEESTEKLKNLSLQQQQQQQQQQQQQGLVTSTSGSQKSSDHSDFEHIDSPSQDTESPSTSQPAAPSQTAQQQPLQPQQESRGRVGPSGGAGGSCAGAAAAASFSSSDPDNQFPLEERSDSDMNNDRSTSSVDSDILSSSHSSDTLCNADSSGPLPLANGLDSHSITSSRRSKAHEGKKETWDTAEEDSGTDSEYDENGKSKAEAPYLYFRAEPYTQDEGAGDAQKCLLVHVDKRITLAAFKQNLEPFVGITATQFKVFRVYANNQEFESVRLNETLSSFSDDNKITIRLGRALKKGEYRVKVYQLLINDAEPCKFLVDTVFAKGMTVRQSKEELQPLLKDQCKLDLSIDRFRLRKKTWKNPGTVFLDYHVYEEDINISSNWEVFLEVLEEPERMKSMSQLAVLTRRWRPSQMKLEPFHEVVLESSSVEELKEKLNELSGIPLENLEFSKGRGTFPCDISVLEIHQDLDWNPKVSTLNVWPLYICDDGAVVFYRDSTEELMEMSEEERSELMKKESSRLLKTGHRVSYSPRKEKALKIYLDGGPAKDSSQD, encoded by the exons ATGTCATCATGGTTTGCGCTGGTTTTTATTTCAGCACTTTCCCAGAAACTGTGTTTTGATTTACACGTATGGATTTTGCATATCATCACACTGTTTCAGTTCCTTAAAGGCGATGAACTTCTGGATCAATGGCTTCAG ATAGAAAGTGCAGCTGAGGAGCCTCGTGTGCTGTGCATCGTCCAGGATACCACCAATGCCAAGACTGTTAACGCGCGGCTGACCCTTAACCTGCCGGCTTCCACGCCCCTCTCCAAACTCTGCGAGGATGTGGCCCACAAGGCTGGCTATGTGAACGGCACCTTTGATCTGGCATGGGGCAGCACGGAGGCCATG GCACCTCTTGACCAGAGCAGTGAGATGACTTTGGTGGACTCAGGGTTCGCGGCAGGCAAGAAGAACTTTCTCCATCTAATCGATAAGGATGGGGAGCAGCCGCAGATCGCCTCT GACGAGTCCGGGACGGCGGACAGCAGCGGTTTGGACGACAGCTCGCAGGACCGCTTCATCGGCCCGCTGCCCAGAGACGGGACGGTGGGCTGCAGCAGCGACTACAGCAGCCCCAGCTACTCCTACTCCTCCATACTCAACAAGTCAGAGACCG gGTATGTGGGTCTGGTCAATCAGGCCATGACTTGTTACCTGAACAGCCTTCTGCAGACACTTTTCATGACTCCAGAGTTCCGAAATGCACTGTACAA TTGGGAGTTTGAGTCAGAGTCAGAAGAGGACCCGGTCACCAGTATCCCCTACCAGCTGCAGAGGCTCTTTGTGCTGCTGCAGACCAGCAAGAAGCGTGCCATCGAGACCACGGACGTGACGCGGAGCTTCGGCTGGGACAGCAGCGAGG CCTGGCAGCAGCATGACGTACAAGAGCTGTGCCGGGTCATGTTCGACGCCCTGGAGCAAAAGTGGAAGCAGACTGAGCAG GCTGATCTGATCAACCAGCTGTATCAGGGCAAGCTGAAGGACTATGTGCGCTGTCTGGAGTGCGGCTATGAGAGCTGGAGGGTCGACACATACCTGGACATCCCTCTCGTCATCAGGCCGTTTGGGTCCAGCCAGGCCTTTGGCAGTGTG GAGGAGGCTTTGCAGGCCTTCGTCCAGCCTGAGACTCTGGATGGACCCAACCAGTACTTCTGCGAGCGCTGCAAGAAGAAATGTGACGCCCGCAAG GGCCTGAGGTTTCTGCACCTTCCCTACCTGCTGACTCTGCAGCTGAAGCGCTTCGACTTTGACTACACCACTATGCATCGCATCAAGCTCAATGACCGCATGACCTTCCCCGAAGAGCTCGACATGAGTTCCTTCATCGATGTGGAGGatgag AAGTCTCCCCAGACAGAAAGCTGCACCGACAGTGGGGCAGAGAATGAGGGCAGTTGCCACAGCGACCAGATGAGCAATGACTTCTCCACGGACGACGCCGTGGACGAGGGCATCTGTCTGGACAGCGCCGCCAGCACAGAGAGGGTACTCAAGCCAAAG AGCTCGCTGACCTTTGAGCTGTTCTCAGTCATGGTGCACTCTGGGAGTGCAGCAGGGGGACACTATTATGCCTGCATCAAGTCCTTCAGCGACGGCCAGTGGTACAGCTTCAATGACCAGCACGTCAGCAAG aTCACACATGACGACATCAGGAAAACATATGGGGGGTCCTCAGGGAGCAGAGGCTATTATTCCAGTGCCTTTGCCAG TTCTACAAATGCATACATGCTTATATACAGGTTGAAAGATCCCACACGGAATGCAA AGTACTTGGATGCGGAAGAGTTCCCAGAGCACATAAAGCGTCTCGtccagagggagaaagagtccgaggagcaagagaagaggcagagagagattgagcgCAACACGTgcaag ATCAAGCTGTTCTGCATGCATCCAGTGAAgaacatgatgatgatggagaacAAGCTCGAAGTACACAAAGACAAAACGCTCAGAGAGGCCACAGAAACTGCGTATAAG CTCATGGACCTGGAGGGTGTGGCGCCGTTGGACTGCTGTCGACTGGTGAAGTACGACGAGTTCCACGAGTACCTGGAGCGTTCGtacgagggagaggaggacatgCCCATGGGTCTGCTCCTCGGCGGGGTCAAGTCCTCGTACATGTTTGACCTGCTGCTGGAGACGCGTCTGCCAGACCAGGTCTTTCAGCCCTACAAACCTGGAG AGGTCATGGTGAAAGTTCACGTGGTGGATTTAAAGTGCGAGACCATCGCCCCTCCAGTGAGCGTCAGGGCTTACCTGAACCAGACGGTCACCGAGTTTAAGCAACTCATTGCACAG gccacGGGGCTTTCTGCAGAATCCATGCGTGTCGTCCTGGAGCGCTGCTATAATGACCTTCGCCTCCTCTACGTGCCCAACAAGACACTGAAAGCAGAAGGTTTCTTCAGGAGCAACAAG GTGTTTGTGGAAAGCTCTGATTCTGTCGATCACCAGGTCACTTTCACTGACTCCCTTTTGTGGAAACTGCTGGACCGCCACGGGAACACAATCAGACTGTTTGTCACCCTGCCCGAGCAGTCGCCAGGCTCCCTGGCCAATAGAACTAGTTGCCCCAAGGCAGGTGCCACCGGTGGCGGTGGTGTGGACTCTGAGGACTCTCTGGAGGGGGGAGCCAAGGGCAGCAGAAAGTCGGTGGAGGCAATCCTGGAGGAGAGCACGGAGAAGCTCAAGAACCTTTCcttacaacaacagcagcagcagcagcagcagcagcagcagcagggcctgGTCACCAGCACCAGTGGCAGCCAGAAGAGCTCCGACCACAGTGACTTTGAGCACATCGACTCCCCATCCCAGGACACTGAGTCGCCGTCCACCTCGCAGCCCGCTGCTCCCTCCCAGACCGCCCAGCAGCAGCCCCTGCAGCCGCAGCAGGAGAGCCGAGGGCGTGTCGGGCCCAGCGGGGGTGCCGGCGGTTCCTGTGCCGGTGCCGCCGCTGccgcctccttctcctcctcagatCCAGACAACCAGTTCCCCCTGGAGGAGCGCTCGGACTCGGACATGAACAACGACCGCAGCACCAGCTCAGTGGACAGCGACATCCTGAGCTCCAGCCACAGCAGCGACACGCTGTGCAACGCCGACAGCAGCGGGCCTCTGCCGCTGGCCAACGGCCTGGACTCGCACAGCATCACCAGCAGCCGCCGCTCCAAGGCCCACGAGGGCAAGAAGGAGACGTGGGACACTGCAGAGGAGGACTCGGGCACCGACAGCGAGTACGACGAGAATGGCAAGAGCAAGGCTGAGGCGCCTTACCTGTACTTCAGGGCAGAACCCTACACGCAGGACgagggagcaggagacgcaCAGAAAT GTCTACTGGTCCACGTGGACAAGAGAATCACACTGGCAGCGTTTAAGCAGAACCTGGAACCCTTCGTGGGCATCACGGCCACGCAGTTCAAAGTGTTCCGCGTCTACGCCAACAACCAGGAGTTCGAGAGCGTACGGCTAAACGAGacactctcctctttctcagaCGACAACAAG ATAACCATTCGGTTAGGACGAGCCCTGAAGAAAGGAGAGTACCGAGTGAAGGTTTATCAACTGCTCATCAACGATGCAGAG CCTTGTAAGTTCCTGGTGGACACGGTGTTTGCCAAGGGCATGACCGTGAGACAGTCCAAAGAGGAGCTTCAGCCTCTGCTGAAGGACCAGTGCAAGCTGGACCTGAGCATTGacag ATTTCGCCTCAGGAAGAAGACCTGGAAAAACCCCGGGACAGTGTTTCTTGACTACCACGTCTACGAAGAAGACATCAATATTTCCAGCAACTGGGAAGTTTTCCTGGAGGTCCTTGAGG AACCAGAGCGGATGAAGTCCATGTCCCAGCTGGCAGTCTTGACCCGGCGATGGAGGCCGTCCCAGATGAAGCTGGAGCCCTTCCATGAGGTGGTGCTGGAGAGCAGCAGTGTGGaggaactcaaagaaaag CTCAATGAATTGAGTGGTATTCCCCTTGAAAACCTGGAGTTTTCCAAG GGTCGAGGGACGTTTCCTTGTGATATCTCGGTGTTGGAGATTCATCAGGATTTAGATTGGAACCCCAAAGTGTCCACCCTCAACGTCTGGCCTCTCTACATCTGTGATGATGGAGCTGTGGTCTTCTACAG GGACAGCACGGAGGAGCTGATGGAGATGTCGGAGGAGGAGCGCAGCGAGCTGATGAAGAAGGAGAGCAGCCGGCTGCTGAAGACGGGCCACCGGGTCAGCTACTCGCCCCGCAAGGAGAAGGCCCTCAAGATCTACCTGGACGGCGGGCCTGCCAAAGACTCGAGCCAGGACTGA